From one Luteipulveratus mongoliensis genomic stretch:
- a CDS encoding branched-chain amino acid aminotransferase: MSQSPSLAFEVTERPDRLAEAERNVILANPGFGQKFSDHMALAVWRKGEGWGDARITAYGPLQLEPSAAVLHYAQEIFEGMKAYKHADGSVWTFRPEANAARFARSAHRLALPAMEEEDFLESLRALVKTDLDWVPDSTTGEASLYLRPFMFASEAFLGVRPAAEVTYCLIASPAGSYFSGGLKPVSLWISEHYSRAGIGGTGAAKCGGNYAASLAAQIEAGEHGCDQSVFLDSVEQKYIEELGGMNVFLVYKDGRIVTPELTGSILEGVTRSSILELAKELDLTPEERRISLEEWRTGAESGEITEAFACGTAAVVTPVGRLVWTDGEVRTGPEGEGGEVATKIRESLLDIQTGRAEDTRGWLTRLV; the protein is encoded by the coding sequence ATGTCGCAGTCCCCGTCCTTGGCGTTCGAGGTCACCGAGCGGCCGGACCGGCTCGCCGAGGCCGAGCGCAACGTCATCCTCGCCAACCCGGGGTTCGGCCAGAAGTTCAGCGACCACATGGCGCTGGCCGTCTGGCGCAAGGGTGAGGGCTGGGGAGACGCGCGCATCACGGCGTACGGTCCGCTGCAGCTCGAGCCGTCGGCCGCCGTCCTGCACTACGCGCAGGAGATCTTCGAAGGCATGAAGGCTTACAAGCACGCGGATGGCTCGGTCTGGACCTTCCGACCGGAGGCCAACGCGGCGCGCTTCGCCCGCTCCGCACATCGCCTCGCGCTGCCGGCGATGGAGGAGGAGGACTTCCTGGAGTCGCTCCGCGCACTGGTCAAGACCGATCTCGACTGGGTGCCGGACTCCACGACCGGAGAGGCCAGCCTTTACCTGCGGCCGTTCATGTTCGCGTCCGAGGCGTTCCTCGGTGTGCGCCCGGCAGCGGAGGTCACCTACTGCCTCATCGCCTCGCCAGCGGGGTCGTACTTCTCCGGCGGCCTCAAGCCTGTGTCCCTGTGGATCTCCGAGCACTACTCGCGCGCCGGGATCGGCGGCACGGGTGCGGCCAAGTGCGGCGGCAACTACGCGGCGAGCCTGGCGGCGCAGATCGAGGCCGGCGAGCACGGTTGCGACCAAAGCGTCTTCCTGGACTCGGTGGAGCAGAAGTACATCGAGGAGCTCGGTGGCATGAACGTCTTCCTGGTCTACAAGGACGGGCGGATCGTCACTCCGGAGCTGACCGGTTCGATCCTCGAGGGCGTGACCCGCTCCTCGATCCTCGAGCTGGCCAAGGAGCTCGACCTGACGCCCGAGGAGCGGCGAATCTCGTTGGAGGAGTGGCGAACTGGCGCCGAGTCCGGCGAGATCACCGAGGCGTTCGCCTGCGGGACGGCCGCCGTCGTCACGCCGGTCGGTCGGCTCGTGTGGACGGACGGTGAGGTTCGCACCGGGCCCGAGGGCGAGGGCGGCGAGGTCGCCACCAAGATCCGGGAGTCCCTGCTCGACATCCAGACCGGCCGCGCCGAGGACACCCGCGGCTGGCTGACCCGTCTGGTCTGA
- a CDS encoding quinone oxidoreductase family protein: protein MTTTEALVVTAPDVMELQQVQVPDPGPDEVQVRVGAVGVNFIDVYQRQGVYPVPRPFTTCSEGAGEVVGTGERVAWAQRLGSAAGVINVPRDALVPVPDGVDLDVAAAAMLQGMTAHYLVNTTYEIKPGDVALVHAAAGGVGQLLVQMITRKGGEVIATAGTADKLEIAQRLGARGAIDYTQSGDLAEKVREANGGNGVQVAYDGVGKATFEASLASLRRRGMLVLFGGASGQVPPFDLQRLNSGGSLYVTRPTLAHYIETREDLLHRAGEVLGAISAGELSLEIGGRYPLRDAASAYADLEGRRTTGKLLLVP from the coding sequence ATGACCACTACTGAGGCACTCGTCGTGACCGCGCCCGATGTGATGGAGCTGCAGCAGGTGCAGGTCCCCGATCCGGGGCCGGACGAGGTCCAGGTCCGGGTCGGTGCGGTCGGCGTCAACTTCATCGACGTCTACCAACGGCAGGGTGTGTATCCCGTCCCACGACCGTTCACGACGTGCTCCGAAGGCGCCGGCGAGGTTGTCGGTACGGGGGAGCGGGTCGCCTGGGCGCAGCGACTCGGCAGCGCCGCGGGCGTGATCAACGTGCCGCGCGATGCGCTCGTGCCAGTGCCGGACGGTGTGGATCTCGATGTGGCAGCCGCCGCGATGCTGCAGGGGATGACCGCGCACTACCTCGTCAACACGACCTACGAGATCAAGCCCGGTGACGTCGCGCTCGTGCACGCCGCCGCTGGAGGAGTCGGCCAGCTCCTGGTGCAGATGATCACCCGCAAGGGCGGCGAGGTCATCGCCACCGCGGGCACCGCCGACAAGCTCGAGATCGCTCAGCGCCTCGGAGCCCGTGGGGCCATCGACTACACCCAGTCGGGAGATCTCGCGGAGAAGGTCCGAGAAGCCAATGGTGGCAACGGTGTTCAGGTCGCGTACGACGGTGTCGGCAAGGCGACCTTCGAGGCCTCCCTGGCGTCGTTGCGCCGTCGCGGCATGCTCGTCCTGTTCGGGGGAGCAAGCGGCCAGGTCCCGCCCTTCGACCTTCAGCGGCTCAACTCGGGCGGCTCGCTCTATGTGACGCGTCCGACCCTGGCGCATTACATCGAGACACGGGAAGATCTCCTGCACCGTGCCGGTGAGGTGCTTGGCGCCATCAGTGCCGGCGAGCTCTCGCTGGAGATCGGTGGCCGCTACCCGCTGCGCGACGCGGCGAGCGCGTACGCCGACCTCGAGGGTCGACGAACCACGGGGAAGCTCCTGCTCGTGCCGTGA
- a CDS encoding 3-isopropylmalate dehydrogenase, with product MGTEDSDVTNSIDLAVIAGDGIGPEVVAEGLKVLEAVSAAKVNRTEYDLGARRWHETGETLPDSVLGELRGHDAILLGAIGDPSVPSGVLERQLLLRIRFELDHYVNLRPSRLYPGVITPLAVDRVAPKGIDFVVVREGTEGPYTGNGGALRVGTPQELATEVSVNTRFGAERVVRDAFARAQARERKHLTLVHKHNVLSHAGHLWRRTVDEVGEEFPDVETAYAHVDAATIYLVQDPSRFDVIVTDNLFGDIITDLAAAVTGGIGLAASGNINPEGASPSMFEPVHGSAPDIAGQGKADPTATILSVALLLSHLGRDEEAARVEHAVAGDLSDRRNAVRSTSEIGDAIAARLV from the coding sequence ATGGGCACAGAGGACAGCGACGTGACGAACAGCATCGACCTGGCGGTCATCGCGGGCGATGGCATCGGCCCGGAGGTCGTGGCCGAGGGCCTGAAGGTTCTCGAGGCTGTCTCTGCTGCCAAGGTCAACCGCACCGAGTACGACCTGGGCGCGCGCCGATGGCACGAAACCGGCGAGACGCTGCCTGACTCCGTGCTCGGGGAGCTGCGAGGGCACGACGCGATCCTGCTCGGCGCAATCGGTGACCCCAGTGTCCCGAGCGGTGTCCTGGAGCGTCAGCTGCTGCTGCGCATCCGGTTCGAGCTGGACCACTACGTCAACCTGCGCCCGTCGCGGCTCTATCCGGGCGTCATCACGCCGCTGGCCGTCGACCGCGTGGCTCCCAAGGGCATCGACTTCGTGGTGGTGCGCGAAGGCACTGAGGGGCCCTACACCGGCAACGGCGGCGCGCTGCGTGTCGGCACTCCGCAGGAGCTCGCCACCGAGGTCAGCGTCAACACCCGCTTCGGCGCCGAGCGCGTCGTCCGTGACGCGTTCGCCCGTGCTCAGGCGCGCGAGCGCAAGCACCTCACTCTGGTCCACAAGCACAACGTGCTCAGCCACGCCGGTCACCTGTGGCGCCGGACCGTGGACGAGGTCGGCGAGGAGTTCCCCGACGTCGAGACCGCCTACGCGCACGTGGATGCCGCGACGATCTATCTCGTCCAGGACCCGAGTCGCTTCGACGTGATCGTCACGGACAACCTCTTCGGCGACATCATCACCGACCTCGCTGCCGCCGTGACCGGCGGCATCGGGCTCGCGGCCTCCGGCAACATCAACCCGGAGGGCGCATCGCCCTCGATGTTCGAGCCGGTGCACGGTTCCGCTCCGGACATCGCGGGCCAGGGCAAGGCCGACCCGACGGCGACCATCCTGTCCGTCGCCCTCCTGCTGTCGCACCTGGGGCGCGACGAGGAGGCTGCGCGGGTCGAGCACGCGGTCGCCGGTGATCTCAGCGACCGCCGCAACGCCGTACGGTCGACCAGCGAGATCGGCGACGCCATCGCCGCTCGTCTGGTCTGA
- a CDS encoding HAD hydrolase family protein, producing MLRPRVIASDLDGTLLDPSGVVSARTRAALQAVTLLGVETVFVTARPPRWLDALAADVGGHGIVLCGNGAFVYDVHSRRVQHTLGFDRTIMAELLLDLRKALPGIGFAAECADGSHAERAYPEYLPDCKPADLLVDTMEDLPADITVGKLLGRHPSMDEQAFLEAVAEVVGERAVIAFSGAEGLAEISPLGVSKAIALERWCAERGFGPDDVWAFGDMPNDLPMLGWAGTSYAVANAHPDVLAAASRQCASNADDGVAQVLETLV from the coding sequence ATGTTGCGGCCCAGGGTCATCGCCAGCGATCTCGATGGCACCCTGCTCGATCCGTCCGGTGTGGTGAGTGCGCGTACGCGTGCCGCCCTCCAAGCGGTCACCTTGCTCGGCGTCGAGACGGTGTTCGTCACCGCTCGTCCGCCGCGCTGGCTGGACGCGCTGGCTGCCGACGTCGGCGGGCACGGCATCGTGCTGTGCGGCAACGGAGCGTTCGTCTACGACGTGCACTCCCGTCGCGTGCAGCACACGCTCGGGTTCGATCGTACGATCATGGCCGAGTTGCTCCTTGACCTGCGAAAAGCGTTGCCAGGCATAGGTTTTGCCGCCGAGTGTGCTGATGGCAGCCATGCCGAGCGGGCCTATCCCGAATACCTCCCGGACTGCAAACCGGCCGACCTGCTGGTCGACACGATGGAAGACCTGCCGGCGGACATCACCGTGGGCAAGCTGCTCGGTCGTCATCCGTCGATGGACGAGCAGGCGTTCCTGGAGGCTGTCGCCGAGGTGGTGGGCGAGCGCGCCGTGATCGCCTTCTCGGGTGCCGAAGGGCTGGCCGAGATCAGTCCGCTGGGCGTCAGCAAGGCCATCGCCCTCGAACGATGGTGTGCTGAGCGGGGATTCGGCCCCGACGACGTCTGGGCGTTCGGTGACATGCCCAACGACCTGCCGATGCTGGGCTGGGCCGGGACGTCGTACGCCGTGGCCAACGCGCACCCCGACGTCCTCGCCGCCGCGTCCCGGCAGTGCGCCAGCAACGCCGACGACGGGGTCGCCCAGGTGCTGGAGACGCTGGTCTGA
- a CDS encoding quinone oxidoreductase family protein: MKAAVIRELGATPAYDDFDEPVAGDGEVIAEVRAASLKNLDRALAAGTHYGSSQVPLPSVAGVDGVAVLPDGRRVFTGGASAPFGMMAERVAVNPARVMDVPEDIDDVVAAALPNPGASAWFSLEYAGQIQPGQSVLVLGGTGVTGSMAVQLAKAQFGAGRVVVAGRNTDRLERLAAWGADATIDLAGDVRAQVEQQHREHPFDLVLDYLWGGPAEQTLLALGNDDLGGDYHRTRYVQIGEMAGSRVSLPGGVLRSVGLELVGQGGGSIPKEALVRVGSEILPRLFALLAEGSLHVDVRQRALAEVATVWDEPEPSGTRTVLLP; encoded by the coding sequence ATGAAGGCTGCAGTCATTCGAGAGCTGGGCGCGACCCCGGCGTACGACGACTTCGATGAGCCGGTCGCCGGCGACGGGGAGGTCATCGCCGAGGTGCGGGCCGCGTCACTGAAGAACCTGGACCGAGCGCTGGCGGCGGGGACGCACTACGGGAGCTCGCAGGTGCCGCTGCCCAGCGTGGCCGGTGTCGACGGGGTGGCTGTGCTGCCGGACGGGCGCCGGGTGTTCACCGGCGGTGCGTCGGCGCCCTTCGGGATGATGGCCGAGCGTGTCGCGGTGAATCCGGCTCGGGTCATGGACGTGCCGGAGGACATCGACGACGTGGTCGCGGCAGCACTGCCCAACCCGGGCGCGTCGGCGTGGTTCTCCCTGGAGTACGCGGGGCAGATCCAGCCCGGCCAGTCGGTCCTCGTCCTCGGAGGCACCGGAGTGACCGGGTCGATGGCCGTGCAGCTTGCGAAGGCGCAGTTCGGGGCGGGGCGAGTCGTCGTCGCCGGGCGCAACACCGACCGGCTCGAGCGGCTCGCCGCGTGGGGTGCGGACGCCACCATCGACCTGGCCGGCGACGTACGTGCTCAGGTTGAGCAGCAGCATCGAGAGCACCCCTTCGACCTCGTGCTGGACTACCTGTGGGGAGGTCCGGCGGAGCAGACGCTGCTCGCGCTCGGGAACGACGACCTCGGCGGCGACTACCACCGCACCCGCTACGTGCAGATCGGTGAGATGGCCGGATCGCGCGTGAGTCTGCCGGGCGGTGTACTGCGCAGCGTCGGGCTCGAGCTGGTGGGCCAGGGCGGCGGCAGCATCCCCAAGGAAGCACTGGTTCGGGTCGGGTCCGAGATCCTGCCGAGGCTCTTCGCCCTGCTGGCCGAGGGATCGCTCCACGTGGACGTACGGCAGCGTGCCCTGGCGGAGGTCGCGACCGTCTGGGACGAGCCCGAGCCGTCGGGAACACGGACCGTGCTGCTGCCGTGA